In one window of Octopus sinensis unplaced genomic scaffold, ASM634580v1 Contig15413, whole genome shotgun sequence DNA:
- the LOC115230351 gene encoding protein PFC0760c-like, with protein sequence MADIYQCNVESGFILDEISRVMENMFQFLDAGLSKERDSVEFANANNLASKETARSEILRCRELGSLQDSTQNLGENQTHSVSLSEEFPRIDVYTDAEEDEIGIRVDTDIKDGEDDTISYSDDYSLEFNRSTHLDVVDQTMFSTYSNSGNSLKEEIYEQLDSCQTASSYVSADENINKTENDSDEAEYAGSCVSKNISDSATNRTYTCNYVPKTVKERDKHEVIGVNDEYNDDDDDDDDANYDDLSFDNETDATEIDESVFADDSDDYAIDMGVVCEDFEFHSNSKHSDSPSAEERNDVNVRLLAIKENQPMVKFELESINEETLESKSSEILEIENEAAEMKKIAVQIKHWAEKIEKEVVKIENVTEEIGQNIEQDVYMETKDEEIQKNSEVIRKDDQNDNELGEDESKTVQVENDCSEIDMKETNSVWLTDDERELIASQSRMEFLEELSVNYSILQRFLLISDDPTTGAMILPVVRWMWDIFKRMQY encoded by the coding sequence ATGGCTGACATTTATCAATGTAATGTAGAAAGCGGATTTATTCTTGATGAGATTAGCAGAGTTATGGAAAATATGTTCCAATTTCTGGATGCCGGCCTCAGTAAAGAAAGAGACAGCGTGGAATTTGCCAACGCTAACAATTTAGCTTCCAAAGAAACTGCACGCAGTGAGATCCTTCGTTGCAGAGAACTTGGGTCTCTTCAGGATTCAACTCAAAATCTCGGAGAAAACCAAACGCATTCTGTTTCTCTGAGCGAAGAATTTCCAAGAATTGATGTATATACAGACGCAGAGGAGGACGAGATTGGTATAAGAGTTGACACAGATATaaaagatggtgaagatgatacAATATCGTATTCTGATGACTATTCACTCGAATTCAATCGCAGCACTCACTTGGACGTGGTAGATCAAACCATGTTTAGCACATATTCCAATTCAGGGAACAGCCTTAAGGAAGAGATATATGAACAGTTGGATAGCTGCCAGACGGCGAGTTCTTACGTGTCAGCagatgaaaatatcaataaaactgaaaatgacaGTGATGAAGCAGAGTATGCCGGGTCCTGCGTCAGTAAGAATATCTCTGACAGTGCTACTAACCGGACCTACACATGTAATTATGTTCCCAAAACAGTCAAAGAAAGGGATAAACATGAAGTAATTGGGGTTAATGATGAatataacgatgacgacgacgatgatgatgatgctaattatGACGACCTTAGTTTTGATAATGAAACAGACGCGACTGAAATCGACGAAAGCGTGTTTGCAGACGACAGCGACGACTACGCTATTGATATGGGTGTCGTCTGCGAAGATTTCGAGTTTCATTCGAACTCAAAGCATTCCGATAGTCCCAGTGCCGAAGAAAGAAATGATGTAAATGTTAGATTATTGGCAATCAAAGAAAACCAACCAATGGTTAAGTTTGAGTTGGAATCGATAAATGAGGAAACATTGGAAAGTAAGAGCAGTGAGATTCTAGAAATAGAGAACGAGGCCGCCGAAATGAAGAAAATAGCTGTACAAATAAAACACTGGGCTGAAAAAATTGAAAAGGAGGTTGTAAAAATTGAAAATGTGACTGAAGAAATTGGACAAAATATAGAACAAGATGTATATATGGAAACAAAGGATGAAGAAATCCAAAAGAACTCTGAAGTAATTAGAAAAGATGATCAAAACGATAATGAGTTGGGTGAAGATGAAAGCAAAACTGTTCAAGTGGAAAACGATTGTAGCGAGATTGACATGAAGGAGACAAATTCTGTTTGGTTAACAGACGACGAAAgggaattaattgcatcgcagaGTCGAATGGAATTCTTGGAAGAATTGTCTGTGAATTATAGCATTCTTCAACGATTCTTGCTGATAAGCGATGATCCTACAACAGGAGCAATGATATTGCCTGTTGTTCGTTGGATGTGGGATATTTTTAAACGAATGCAATATTAG